One Amycolatopsis sp. NBC_00355 genomic window carries:
- a CDS encoding glycoside hydrolase family 2 protein: MELTRRQALAISAAGVAAAGWPTPGAASAAQAGPVTETMLLTGGDADHTVDWDFQVTAGRRAGEWATIPTPSSWECHGFGSYHYGGDLVPAEKGNYRHSFTPPASWAGRRIFLVFEAAMTDADVRVNGVSAGPVHQGGFYRFRYDVTALLRLGEPNLLEATVSKESADNSVNDAERRGDFWNFGGLFRPVSLEAHPAARIDRVALDARADGTFTAQVTLAGVTAAARVSAQLRALDGTAVGGAFSVAVASGASGATLTTTAARPSLWTAETPNLYQVELTLANAGGVPWHSTAERFGFRTIEVRAGDGVYVNGKRIVLKGANRHTFWPTSGRASSPRLARLDIGLMKDMNMNAVRMSHYPPDGFFLDLCDELGLYVLDELTGWQHHYDEGVGAPLVAALVRRDVNHPSILFWDNGNEGGWNTALDDDFGQYDPQRRAVLHPWTTFGGVDTSHYQTYSSTASKAAGTTIFMPTEFLHGLYDGGAGAGLNDYWKLMGGAQRSAGGFIWALVDESVARDDRGGALDTNGSRAPDGILGPYREKEASFFTIKDIWSPVQLASPAYYDSVFPASFDKTVKLVNRYDFTNLRTCRFGWQLLAFPAPGAGPGHQVLAQGQAVAPDVAPGATGAVTLGLPADWTTADALRLSVTDSTGRDVAGWTWRVRKAPDFAARLVRPATTGSVIAAETTGDVTLIAGATRITIGKASGRLLGVRRGGSPVSLANGPAPAGGTATLTAFSHFRDGTGWVVQCDYSGDLTSVRWRLDANGWLALEYRYRATGDHDHLGVNFDYPEANVRGLTWLGDGPYRVYKNRLRGVQPDVWSKPYNDTATGASGFAYPEFKGYHARTCWAVLDTTEGAVTMVAAEEGLFLRLFTPAVGPDPQNAVVTYPAGGVSFLDGITPIGNKFHGVASLGPESRPNAATGDYHRTVYLRFDA, encoded by the coding sequence GTGGAACTCACTCGTCGCCAGGCGCTGGCGATCAGCGCGGCCGGTGTGGCCGCCGCGGGATGGCCGACGCCGGGAGCCGCTTCGGCGGCCCAAGCCGGTCCGGTGACCGAGACGATGCTGCTCACCGGCGGCGACGCCGACCACACCGTCGACTGGGACTTCCAGGTCACGGCCGGCCGGCGCGCGGGGGAATGGGCGACGATCCCGACGCCGTCCAGCTGGGAGTGCCACGGTTTCGGCAGCTACCACTACGGCGGTGATCTCGTCCCGGCGGAGAAGGGCAACTACCGGCACTCGTTCACGCCCCCGGCGTCCTGGGCCGGGCGCCGGATCTTCCTGGTGTTCGAGGCCGCCATGACCGACGCCGACGTGCGGGTCAACGGCGTCTCGGCCGGACCGGTGCACCAGGGCGGCTTCTACCGCTTCCGCTACGACGTGACGGCCCTGCTGCGGCTCGGCGAGCCGAACCTGCTCGAAGCGACCGTCAGCAAGGAATCGGCCGACAACTCGGTGAACGACGCCGAGCGCCGCGGCGACTTCTGGAACTTCGGCGGGCTCTTCCGGCCGGTGTCGCTGGAGGCCCACCCGGCCGCCCGGATCGACCGCGTCGCGCTCGACGCCCGCGCGGACGGGACCTTCACCGCCCAGGTCACGCTCGCCGGCGTGACCGCGGCGGCCCGGGTGAGCGCGCAGCTGCGCGCGCTCGACGGCACGGCCGTCGGCGGGGCGTTCTCGGTCGCCGTGGCGAGCGGGGCCAGCGGCGCCACCCTGACCACCACCGCGGCGCGACCGTCCCTGTGGACGGCCGAAACGCCGAACCTGTACCAGGTCGAGCTGACCCTCGCGAACGCCGGCGGCGTGCCGTGGCACAGCACGGCCGAGCGGTTCGGCTTCCGCACGATCGAGGTCCGGGCCGGCGACGGCGTTTACGTCAACGGGAAGCGGATCGTCCTCAAAGGAGCGAACCGGCACACCTTCTGGCCGACGTCCGGCCGCGCTTCGAGTCCTCGCCTCGCCCGGCTGGACATCGGGCTGATGAAGGACATGAACATGAACGCCGTGCGGATGTCGCACTACCCGCCGGACGGTTTTTTCCTCGACCTCTGCGACGAGCTCGGGCTCTACGTCCTGGACGAGCTGACCGGCTGGCAGCACCACTACGACGAAGGCGTCGGCGCCCCGCTGGTCGCGGCCCTGGTGCGGCGCGACGTCAACCACCCGTCGATCCTGTTCTGGGACAACGGGAACGAGGGTGGCTGGAACACCGCGCTGGACGACGACTTCGGCCAGTACGACCCGCAGCGGCGGGCGGTGCTGCACCCGTGGACGACGTTCGGCGGCGTCGACACCAGCCACTACCAGACCTACAGCAGCACCGCGAGCAAGGCCGCCGGCACCACGATCTTCATGCCGACCGAGTTCCTGCACGGGCTCTACGACGGCGGCGCCGGGGCCGGCCTGAACGACTACTGGAAGCTCATGGGCGGCGCCCAGCGCTCGGCGGGCGGGTTCATCTGGGCGCTCGTCGACGAAAGCGTCGCGCGCGACGACCGCGGCGGCGCCCTCGACACCAACGGCAGCCGGGCCCCCGACGGGATCCTCGGCCCGTACCGCGAGAAGGAAGCCAGCTTCTTCACGATCAAGGACATTTGGTCGCCGGTCCAGCTGGCCAGCCCGGCGTACTACGACTCGGTTTTCCCGGCGTCGTTCGACAAGACGGTGAAGCTCGTCAACCGGTACGACTTCACGAACCTCCGGACGTGCCGGTTCGGCTGGCAGCTGCTCGCGTTCCCCGCACCCGGCGCGGGCCCCGGTCACCAGGTGCTCGCCCAAGGTCAGGCCGTGGCCCCGGACGTCGCCCCGGGCGCCACCGGCGCGGTGACGCTCGGCCTGCCCGCCGACTGGACCACCGCCGACGCGCTGCGGCTGAGCGTGACCGATTCGACCGGCCGGGACGTCGCCGGCTGGACGTGGCGCGTCCGCAAGGCACCGGACTTCGCGGCGCGACTGGTGCGGCCGGCGACCACGGGCAGTGTCATCGCGGCGGAGACCACCGGCGACGTGACGCTCATCGCCGGCGCCACCCGGATCACCATCGGCAAGGCGAGCGGCCGGCTGCTCGGCGTGCGCCGCGGCGGCTCGCCGGTCTCCCTGGCCAACGGACCCGCCCCGGCCGGCGGGACGGCCACGCTCACGGCGTTCAGCCACTTCCGCGACGGCACCGGCTGGGTCGTGCAGTGCGACTACAGCGGAGATCTGACGTCCGTGCGCTGGCGCCTGGACGCCAACGGCTGGCTGGCGCTGGAGTACCGCTACCGCGCCACCGGCGACCACGACCACCTCGGCGTGAATTTCGACTACCCGGAGGCAAACGTCCGGGGCCTCACCTGGCTCGGCGACGGGCCCTACCGCGTCTACAAGAACCGGCTGCGGGGTGTGCAGCCGGACGTGTGGAGCAAGCCGTACAACGACACCGCGACCGGGGCGAGCGGGTTCGCCTACCCGGAGTTCAAGGGTTACCACGCCCGGACGTGCTGGGCCGTGCTGGACACCACCGAAGGCGCGGTCACGATGGTCGCCGCGGAGGAGGGCCTGTTCCTGCGGCTGTTCACCCCGGCGGTGGGACCCGACCCGCAGAACGCGGTGGTCACCTACCCGGCCGGCGGCGTCTCGTTCCTCGACGGCATCACCCCGATCGGCAACAAGTTCCACGGCGTCGCCTCTCTGGGCCCGGAGAGCCGCCCGAACGCGGCCACCGGCGACTACCACCGGACGGTGTACCTCCGCTTCGACGCGTGA
- a CDS encoding helix-turn-helix domain-containing protein — MPETRQSVPKPGSPTPRGGGWLPHGYHLEPHSHPDGQLVYAAAGALATTTERGTWVAPASRVTWTPPGFEHSHRFYGRTDARLVVIPAGECGDLVAYPSVFAVSPLLREVLLALTGRSRRGPEAEKRLRGVVVDELGEAPERSLHLPEPRDDRLRVVTDLLRADPGQAATLAELGRAAGASERTLSRLFHTDLGMGFHRWRTILRIHHALVHLTDGRSVTDTAIVCGWSNPSTFIEAFTAVVGQTPGRYQAGLQDHGA; from the coding sequence ATGCCGGAAACCCGCCAGTCCGTCCCGAAGCCCGGCTCGCCGACCCCGCGTGGCGGCGGCTGGCTCCCGCACGGCTACCACCTCGAGCCGCACTCCCACCCCGACGGGCAGCTGGTGTACGCGGCCGCCGGCGCGCTGGCCACCACCACCGAGCGCGGGACGTGGGTGGCGCCGGCCAGCCGGGTGACGTGGACACCGCCGGGATTCGAGCACTCCCACCGCTTCTACGGCCGGACCGACGCCCGGCTCGTCGTCATCCCGGCCGGCGAGTGCGGCGACCTCGTGGCCTACCCGAGCGTGTTCGCGGTGAGCCCGCTGCTGCGGGAAGTCCTCCTGGCGCTGACCGGCCGGAGCAGGCGAGGTCCTGAGGCCGAGAAGCGGTTGCGCGGTGTGGTGGTCGACGAACTCGGCGAGGCCCCCGAGCGGTCCTTGCACCTGCCCGAGCCGCGCGACGACCGGCTGCGCGTCGTCACCGACCTCCTGCGCGCCGATCCGGGCCAGGCCGCGACGCTGGCGGAGCTGGGGCGCGCCGCGGGGGCGAGCGAACGCACCCTCAGTCGCCTGTTCCACACCGACCTCGGCATGGGGTTCCACCGCTGGCGCACCATCCTGCGCATCCACCACGCGCTGGTGCACCTCACCGACGGCCGGTCCGTCACCGACACCGCGATCGTGTGCGGCTGGTCCAACCCGTCGACCTTCATCGAGGCGTTCACCGCCGTCGTCGGCCAGACGCCGGGGCGCTACCAGGCCGGCCTCCAGGACCACGGCGCCTGA
- a CDS encoding 4-hydroxybenzoate 3-monooxygenase, with product MTKTDENTTVVIVGGGVAGLALGNFLLHSGIGCVILEKHRRDHVEHRQRAGSLDARGVRMLRAWGLGEVVEGSTSHDSADPGGGVPLLLDGQRRQWRLDEDDADDADDAEDADGAFCPQQILVRNLIAVFLRDGGDLRFEAEDVSLEGLDTEHPVVRYRDADGTARALGCDFVAGSDGYHGVSRTAVPADVLTCDTHEFGYAWLTVMAEVPADPPAVLAVHSRGFAARITRGPAASRLYLQCPLTDTAEQWPDERVWSELDARFGAPAVVRGPITSKQVVPLRGVVFSPMRHGRLHLLGDAAHLISPMSAEGMSLALHDADVLARAVVRQVEEGDPSLLDAYSDTCLSHTWERQAAAVRMTETMHDAGDASYEGEFRKRIARKNLEAMVEPVR from the coding sequence ATGACCAAGACGGACGAGAACACCACCGTGGTGATCGTGGGCGGCGGCGTCGCCGGGCTCGCCCTCGGGAACTTCCTGCTGCACAGCGGAATCGGCTGCGTGATCCTGGAGAAGCACCGCCGTGACCACGTCGAACACCGCCAGCGGGCCGGCTCCCTCGACGCCCGGGGAGTGCGGATGCTGCGGGCATGGGGGCTGGGAGAGGTCGTGGAAGGCAGCACCAGCCACGATTCCGCCGATCCGGGTGGGGGTGTGCCGCTGCTGCTCGACGGGCAGAGGCGGCAGTGGCGGCTGGACGAGGACGACGCCGATGACGCGGACGACGCGGAGGACGCCGACGGCGCGTTCTGCCCGCAGCAGATCCTCGTCCGGAACCTCATCGCGGTCTTCCTCCGCGACGGCGGCGACCTCCGCTTCGAGGCCGAAGACGTCTCCCTGGAAGGTCTCGACACCGAGCATCCCGTGGTTCGCTACCGAGACGCCGACGGCACGGCGAGGGCACTCGGCTGCGACTTCGTCGCCGGCAGCGACGGATACCACGGCGTCAGCCGGACGGCCGTGCCCGCCGACGTCCTCACTTGCGACACCCACGAGTTCGGGTACGCCTGGCTGACCGTCATGGCGGAGGTGCCCGCGGATCCCCCGGCCGTGCTGGCCGTGCACTCCCGCGGGTTCGCCGCGCGGATCACCCGCGGCCCGGCCGCGAGCCGGCTCTACCTGCAGTGCCCGCTCACCGACACCGCCGAACAGTGGCCGGACGAGCGCGTCTGGAGCGAACTGGACGCGCGGTTCGGCGCCCCCGCCGTGGTGCGGGGGCCGATCACGAGCAAGCAGGTCGTGCCGCTTCGCGGGGTCGTGTTCAGTCCGATGCGGCACGGCCGGCTCCACCTCCTCGGCGACGCCGCGCACCTCATCTCGCCGATGAGCGCGGAGGGGATGAGCCTCGCCCTCCACGACGCCGACGTGCTCGCCCGCGCCGTCGTCCGTCAGGTCGAGGAAGGTGATCCGAGCCTGCTCGACGCCTACTCCGACACCTGCCTGAGCCACACGTGGGAGCGTCAGGCGGCCGCGGTCCGGATGACCGAGACGATGCACGACGCCGGGGACGCCTCCTACGAAGGGGAGTTCCGCAAGCGGATCGCCCGCAAGAACCTCGAGGCCATGGTGGAGCCGGTCAGGTGA
- a CDS encoding roadblock/LC7 domain-containing protein — MTDSDKSLEWLLENLVGNTAGACHALVLSRDGLKLCHTQGLTVDRADQLAAIAAGVQALAHGASVEFGDGTGGVRNSMTEFHGGILFIVEAGVGSHLAVIATEDADVGLIGHNMDELVEQIGSVFTAPPRFTAADHPAS, encoded by the coding sequence ATGACTGACTCGGACAAGAGCCTCGAATGGCTCCTCGAAAACCTCGTCGGCAACACCGCCGGCGCGTGCCACGCCCTCGTGCTGTCCCGGGACGGCCTGAAGCTGTGCCACACCCAGGGGCTCACCGTCGACCGCGCCGACCAGCTGGCCGCGATCGCCGCCGGCGTCCAGGCGCTGGCGCACGGCGCGTCGGTCGAATTCGGTGACGGCACCGGCGGTGTGCGGAACTCGATGACCGAGTTCCACGGCGGGATCCTCTTCATCGTGGAGGCCGGTGTCGGCTCGCACCTGGCCGTGATCGCCACGGAGGACGCCGACGTGGGCCTGATCGGCCACAACATGGACGAGCTGGTGGAACAGATCGGCTCGGTCTTCACCGCCCCGCCACGCTTCACGGCGGCTGACCACCCGGCTTCGTGA
- a CDS encoding PQQ-dependent sugar dehydrogenase — protein MFSSNIRRRLRLGALTVVIAAAALVAPTATTATAATGSTVVGVASGRCLDVVGNSTAAKTRVNIYDCNGQANQAWTFTAAGELRVYDGAMCLDVAGASTTSPADAQIYTCNGGANQKWRINADGSISGVQSGLCLDVSAAGTANSTLVGLWTCNNGGNQKWRTTLAADTQPPGVPGNPRVSDLVCDAVTFAWNASTDNVGVAFYDVYHDGQLMKSVSGSTLSTSLTVVGGVTWGLYVNARDAAGNVSQASATVPITPPQCQPDSQAPTAPTKLTGSAAGTTVTLNWTAATDNIGVRAYDVYRGGAKVGAVTGAATTPPATTFVDSGLAANTSYPYYVVARDAQANVSAPSATTTVTTGAACGASVCAVTQIATDTDIPWGLVTLPDGTILYTRRDAHDLVHLNPATGAKTTVGTVPGVDNTDGEGGLLGLAVSSAFSSDHWLYIMHTSPSDNRIVRIKLENDKLTTSTEQVLLSGLLRNKFHNGGRLRFGPDGKLYASTGDAQNGDNAQNKASLNGKVLRLDPDGSVPSDNPFGNAVWSYGHRNPQGLAFDSQGRLWEQEFGNAVMDETNLITKGGNYGWPACEGTSGTCGTAGYIAPKRTYPTADGSCSGIAIVRDVLYVACERGTRMYREVISGSDLTDVQAYFNGTYGRLRTVEPAPDGGLWLTTTNNGDKDSIPDNSNEKIFHVVLGE, from the coding sequence ATGTTCTCCTCGAACATCCGCCGGCGGCTGCGCCTCGGTGCCCTGACCGTGGTGATCGCCGCCGCCGCGCTGGTCGCGCCCACCGCCACCACCGCGACCGCGGCCACCGGCTCGACCGTGGTCGGCGTCGCCTCCGGGCGGTGCCTGGACGTCGTCGGCAACAGCACCGCGGCGAAGACGCGCGTCAACATCTACGACTGCAACGGGCAGGCCAACCAGGCGTGGACGTTCACGGCGGCGGGCGAGCTGCGGGTGTACGACGGCGCGATGTGCCTCGACGTCGCCGGCGCGAGCACCACGTCGCCGGCCGACGCGCAGATCTACACCTGCAACGGCGGCGCCAACCAGAAGTGGCGGATCAACGCCGACGGTTCCATCAGCGGCGTGCAGTCGGGCCTCTGCCTGGACGTCAGCGCGGCGGGCACCGCGAACAGCACCCTCGTCGGGTTGTGGACCTGCAACAACGGGGGCAACCAGAAGTGGCGGACCACGCTGGCCGCCGACACCCAGCCGCCGGGCGTGCCGGGCAACCCGCGGGTGAGCGACCTGGTCTGCGACGCCGTGACGTTCGCGTGGAACGCCTCCACCGACAACGTGGGCGTCGCGTTCTACGACGTCTACCACGACGGCCAGCTGATGAAGTCGGTGAGCGGGAGCACCCTGTCGACGAGCCTCACCGTGGTCGGCGGCGTGACCTGGGGCCTGTACGTCAACGCGCGGGACGCCGCGGGCAACGTCTCGCAGGCCAGCGCCACCGTGCCGATCACGCCGCCGCAGTGCCAGCCCGACAGCCAGGCGCCGACCGCGCCCACGAAGCTGACCGGCAGCGCGGCCGGCACGACGGTGACCTTGAACTGGACCGCGGCCACCGACAACATCGGCGTCCGGGCCTACGACGTCTACCGCGGCGGCGCCAAGGTCGGCGCGGTCACCGGGGCCGCCACCACGCCGCCCGCGACGACCTTCGTCGACAGCGGGCTGGCGGCGAACACGAGCTACCCGTACTACGTCGTCGCGCGCGACGCCCAGGCGAACGTGTCGGCGCCCAGCGCCACCACGACCGTCACCACCGGCGCGGCCTGCGGCGCCTCCGTGTGCGCGGTGACGCAGATCGCCACCGACACCGACATCCCGTGGGGCCTGGTGACGCTGCCGGACGGCACGATCCTCTACACCCGGCGCGACGCCCACGACCTCGTCCATCTGAACCCCGCCACCGGCGCGAAGACGACCGTGGGCACGGTCCCCGGCGTCGACAACACCGACGGTGAAGGCGGCCTGCTCGGCCTCGCCGTCTCGTCCGCGTTCTCCAGTGACCACTGGCTCTACATCATGCACACCTCGCCGTCCGACAACCGGATCGTGCGGATCAAGCTGGAGAACGACAAACTCACCACCAGCACCGAACAGGTCCTGCTCAGCGGGTTGCTGCGCAACAAGTTCCACAACGGCGGCCGGCTGCGCTTCGGGCCCGACGGCAAGCTCTACGCCAGCACCGGCGACGCCCAGAACGGCGACAACGCGCAGAACAAGGCGAGCCTCAACGGCAAGGTCCTGCGGCTCGACCCGGACGGCAGCGTGCCGTCGGACAACCCCTTCGGCAACGCCGTGTGGAGCTACGGCCACCGCAACCCGCAGGGCCTGGCGTTCGACTCCCAGGGCCGGTTGTGGGAGCAGGAGTTCGGCAACGCGGTGATGGACGAGACCAACCTGATCACCAAGGGTGGCAACTACGGCTGGCCGGCGTGCGAGGGCACCTCCGGGACCTGCGGCACCGCCGGCTACATCGCGCCGAAGCGGACGTACCCGACGGCGGACGGCTCCTGCTCCGGCATTGCCATCGTCCGCGATGTGCTCTACGTCGCCTGCGAACGCGGCACCCGGATGTACCGCGAGGTGATCAGCGGGAGCGACCTGACCGACGTCCAGGCCTACTTCAACGGCACCTACGGGCGGTTGCGCACGGTGGAGCCGGCGCCCGACGGCGGCCTGTGGCTGACGACGACGAACAACGGCGACAAGGACAGTATTCCCGACAACAGCAATGAGAAGATCTTCCACGTCGTTTTGGGTGAATAG
- a CDS encoding GTP-binding protein, whose translation MDSVISEQDERLPLADTATDGLKIVIVGGFGVGKTTMVRSVSEIRPLSTEETMTQAGIGVDSTRGVQAKTTTTVAFDFGRISLDEQLILYLFGAPGQERFWFLWDSLFAGTLGAVVLVDARRLADSWYAIDRLEHHGTPFIVARNNFGPPKHSLDDVRAALDLPGEVPIVDCDARDRDSSKQVLISLVDHLYTLSKVREGAS comes from the coding sequence TTGGACTCCGTAATCTCTGAACAAGACGAACGGCTGCCCCTGGCCGACACCGCGACCGACGGCCTGAAGATCGTCATCGTCGGCGGCTTCGGCGTCGGGAAGACGACCATGGTCCGGTCGGTCAGCGAGATCCGGCCGCTCAGCACCGAAGAAACCATGACCCAGGCCGGGATCGGCGTCGACAGCACCCGGGGGGTGCAGGCCAAGACGACCACCACGGTGGCGTTCGACTTCGGCCGGATCAGCCTCGACGAACAGCTGATCCTCTACCTGTTCGGCGCCCCCGGGCAGGAACGGTTCTGGTTCCTCTGGGACAGCCTCTTCGCCGGCACCCTCGGCGCGGTCGTCCTGGTGGACGCCCGGCGGCTGGCCGACTCCTGGTACGCGATCGACCGGCTCGAGCACCACGGGACGCCGTTCATCGTGGCGCGCAACAACTTCGGCCCGCCGAAGCACAGCCTCGACGACGTCCGCGCCGCGCTGGACCTGCCCGGCGAGGTGCCGATCGTCGACTGCGACGCCCGCGACCGCGACTCGTCCAAGCAGGTGCTGATCTCGCTCGTCGACCACCTCTACACCCTGTCCAAAGTCCGGGAGGGCGCATCGTGA
- a CDS encoding cytochrome P450: protein MTSAGHAPDLLSPEFAADPYTAYDVMLEHSPVIWHEGMRSYVISRYEDVSRAFKEGVFTTENYGWQLEPVHGRTILQMSGREHSIRRALVAPAFRGNELEQKFRPVIERNSAQLIDTFRGRGSADIVTDYARHFPINVIVDMLGLDQSDHARFQRWYGAIIAFLGNLSQDEAVAAAGLETHDELAAYLIPVIRDRRENPGDDLLSALCATEVDGTTMSDEDIKAFCSLLLAAGGETTDKAIASLFRNLLDNPDQLDAVRADRSLIPKAFAETLRHTPPVHMIMRQPAEDVEIGGERIPAGSTVTCLIGAANRDPRRFANPGAFDIFRTDLPTETAFSAAASHLSFALGRHFCVGALLAKTEIEVGVNQLLDAMPDLRLAEGAVTAEKGVFTRGPASLPVTFTAS, encoded by the coding sequence GTGACTTCAGCAGGCCATGCGCCGGACCTTCTGTCTCCGGAGTTCGCCGCCGATCCGTACACCGCCTACGACGTCATGCTCGAGCATTCGCCGGTGATCTGGCACGAAGGAATGCGGAGTTACGTCATTTCGCGCTACGAGGACGTGTCCCGCGCCTTCAAGGAGGGTGTGTTCACGACCGAGAACTACGGCTGGCAGCTGGAACCCGTGCACGGCCGGACGATCCTGCAGATGAGCGGCCGGGAGCACTCGATCCGCCGTGCCCTGGTCGCGCCGGCGTTCCGGGGCAACGAGCTGGAGCAGAAGTTCCGCCCGGTGATCGAACGCAACTCCGCACAGCTCATCGACACCTTCCGCGGCCGCGGCTCGGCCGACATCGTCACGGACTACGCGCGGCACTTCCCGATCAACGTCATCGTCGACATGCTGGGCCTGGACCAGAGCGACCACGCGCGGTTCCAGCGCTGGTACGGCGCGATCATCGCGTTCCTCGGCAACCTCAGCCAGGACGAGGCGGTCGCCGCGGCCGGGCTCGAGACCCACGACGAGCTCGCCGCGTACCTGATCCCGGTCATCCGGGACCGCCGCGAAAACCCCGGTGACGACCTGCTTTCGGCGCTGTGCGCCACCGAAGTCGACGGCACCACGATGAGCGACGAGGACATCAAGGCGTTCTGCAGCCTGCTGCTCGCCGCCGGCGGCGAGACCACGGACAAGGCGATCGCCAGCCTGTTCCGGAACCTGCTGGACAACCCGGACCAGCTCGACGCCGTGCGCGCGGACCGAAGCCTGATCCCGAAGGCGTTCGCCGAAACCCTGCGGCACACCCCGCCGGTGCACATGATCATGCGCCAGCCCGCGGAAGACGTCGAAATCGGCGGCGAGCGGATTCCCGCCGGCAGCACGGTGACGTGCCTGATCGGTGCCGCCAACCGCGACCCGCGCCGCTTCGCGAACCCGGGCGCGTTCGACATCTTCCGCACCGACCTCCCGACCGAGACAGCGTTTTCCGCGGCGGCGAGCCACTTGTCGTTCGCACTGGGCCGGCACTTCTGCGTCGGCGCGCTGCTGGCGAAGACCGAGATCGAGGTCGGCGTCAACCAGCTGCTCGACGCCATGCCGGACCTGCGTCTCGCGGAAGGCGCGGTGACGGCCGAAAAGGGCGTGTTCACCCGAGGCCCGGCGTCGCTGCCGGTGACGTTCACCGCGTCGTAG
- a CDS encoding cytochrome P450: protein MTGFQTSTPAETIPAADRIRLYGPEFQRDPAALYARIRRQYGGVVPVLLDGDIPAWLLTGYREIHQVCQDSQLFARDSRRWNQWGNVPEDWPLLPYVMHNPSVMFTEAAEHRRRAGAIGDALSAVDQFDLSAHCERIADRLIDEFAGSGEADLIAGFAQQAPLLALAKMYGMPDSEAPALVRDVALSLDVGPEALPAYGRVQEAMARLVAVKHQQPGADVPTAMMQDPANLTDDEVVQDLLVVTAAAQQPTANWIGNTIRLMLTDSRFAMTLSGGRGSVGQALNEVLWHDTPTQNFIGRFATRDTVLSGVRVRQGDLVVLGLAAGNADPHARPDAAEGALGNHAHMSFGHGEHGCPYPAPEVAEVIARTTVEVLLDRLPDVELAIPVEELVWRPSVWMRGLESLPVVFTPVHVAASGAW, encoded by the coding sequence GTGACCGGTTTCCAGACCAGCACCCCGGCGGAGACGATCCCCGCCGCGGACCGGATCCGGTTGTACGGACCCGAGTTCCAGCGGGATCCCGCCGCGCTCTACGCCCGGATCCGGCGGCAGTACGGCGGTGTCGTCCCGGTCCTGCTCGACGGCGACATCCCGGCCTGGCTGCTGACCGGCTACCGCGAGATCCACCAGGTGTGCCAGGACTCGCAGCTGTTCGCCCGCGACAGCCGCCGGTGGAACCAGTGGGGCAACGTCCCCGAAGACTGGCCGCTGCTGCCGTACGTGATGCACAACCCGTCGGTGATGTTCACCGAGGCCGCGGAACACCGGCGGCGCGCGGGCGCGATCGGCGACGCGCTGTCCGCCGTCGACCAGTTCGACCTGAGCGCGCACTGCGAGCGCATCGCGGACCGGCTCATCGACGAATTCGCCGGCAGTGGCGAAGCCGACCTGATCGCCGGTTTCGCGCAGCAGGCGCCGTTGCTCGCGCTCGCGAAGATGTACGGCATGCCCGACTCGGAGGCCCCCGCGCTGGTGCGGGACGTCGCGCTGTCGCTGGACGTGGGCCCCGAGGCGCTGCCCGCGTACGGGCGGGTGCAGGAGGCGATGGCGCGGCTGGTGGCGGTGAAGCACCAGCAGCCGGGCGCGGACGTGCCCACGGCGATGATGCAGGACCCGGCGAACCTGACCGACGACGAGGTCGTCCAGGACCTGCTGGTGGTGACGGCCGCGGCGCAGCAGCCGACGGCGAACTGGATCGGCAACACCATCCGCCTGATGCTGACCGACAGCCGGTTCGCGATGACGCTCTCGGGCGGCAGGGGGAGCGTCGGCCAGGCCCTCAACGAGGTCCTGTGGCACGACACTCCCACGCAGAACTTCATCGGCCGTTTCGCCACGCGCGACACCGTGTTGAGCGGCGTCCGCGTCCGCCAGGGTGACCTGGTGGTGCTCGGTCTGGCGGCGGGCAACGCCGACCCGCACGCCCGCCCGGACGCGGCGGAGGGTGCCCTGGGCAACCACGCGCACATGTCCTTCGGCCACGGCGAGCACGGTTGTCCGTACCCGGCCCCGGAGGTGGCCGAGGTCATCGCCCGCACCACCGTCGAAGTCCTGCTGGACCGCCTCCCGGACGTCGAACTCGCGATCCCGGTGGAAGAACTGGTCTGGCGGCCGTCGGTGTGGATGCGGGGACTGGAGAGCCTGCCGGTGGTCTTCACCCCGGTCCACGTCGCCGCGTCCGGAGCCTGGTGA
- a CDS encoding DUF742 domain-containing protein: MTRSALDGEDPDRLYTVTGGRSSADDIDLDLVTLIVRESEPSAGMQSEHVRILEIAAKPTSVVELSSYLALPVSVTKILLADLLATGKVSARHPSSAQAAGRTSDSEFLKKVLVGLRNL, encoded by the coding sequence GTGACGCGCTCGGCGCTCGACGGGGAAGACCCGGACCGGCTCTACACGGTCACGGGCGGGCGCAGCAGCGCGGACGACATCGACCTCGATCTCGTCACGCTGATCGTCCGGGAGTCGGAGCCGTCGGCGGGCATGCAGTCCGAGCACGTCCGGATCCTCGAGATCGCCGCGAAGCCGACGTCGGTCGTGGAGCTGTCGTCCTACCTGGCGCTTCCGGTGAGTGTGACCAAGATTCTGCTCGCGGACCTGCTGGCCACGGGCAAGGTTTCCGCCCGACACCCGTCGTCGGCCCAGGCCGCGGGACGGACCTCCGACTCGGAATTCCTCAAGAAGGTGCTCGTTGGACTCCGTAATCTCTGA